In the genome of Desulfofarcimen acetoxidans DSM 771, one region contains:
- a CDS encoding PAS domain-containing sensor histidine kinase, producing MSRFKFPLIYMIVFLLLIAGIMLTDLLNYHSQQNNIMINSYYPIIILLIVTFISLIIYLVFPEQIYKFYPLSMKNVLLKYANDILFLFDCDFNFIEINDKAIKTYGYSHKEFLKMKFHDLIDHNKCPQFNEICKKIDSYHGYIYETVHQRKDGSTFPVEISSRPIIAGRKKYYHSIIRDITVRKQVEDQLRQANLDLNTKIKELLHSEEKFNKAFHASPVIMSISTLKDGRYMEINDSFVRLHGYSREEIIGRTALEIGAWNDPCDRDIVAQLLNEQGYVKNLEVNYFTKARELHTGLLSIELINFGGEQCLIAIMHDITDLKRTEKQLQQSKQELTTLLENIPDIISRFDRNLRYLYVNPAVTQATGLHQNCFIGKTNRDLDMPEEQVHIWNRALEKVFMTGKNHIIEFYYQLADKQKHFESRLIPENSPQGEVESVLVICRNITMRKEMEHRLTTYQEQLENMVYKRTLALKKSNEQLKQEIIERLQAETALQQSERKYRALFNNTNDAILLHGISGNNSFESIIEVNDAVCRRLGYTREELTQLSLADIYAPESRRLLPNILNIILNRKHLTFEVIHITKTGQKIPVEAASHLFTLNGKKVILSVIRDITERKRAEAELQEARQQAERLQTMASLATMTAGIAHEINQPLNSLKIMVDGLLFWHDRNGTLDENELIDGLKNISAQADRISLIIRRMKALVRHESPPNLYPCNLNSAVEKAIVTMHAQLLASNIKLRNILQNPLPPLSGENFGLEEVIVILLVNAIQALNNSRQIDKEILITTRSERYIILEISDNGSGVPTDLQEKIFEPFFTTKEVGQGMGLGLSIAHTIITSFHGQISLRTNEKGGTTFQLDFPVYNNDLIEEVGL from the coding sequence ATGTCAAGATTCAAATTCCCTCTAATTTACATGATTGTTTTTTTATTACTCATCGCGGGGATCATGCTAACCGATTTATTAAATTATCACAGTCAACAAAATAATATTATGATTAACTCGTATTACCCGATCATTATTCTCTTAATAGTTACTTTTATCAGCCTAATAATTTACCTGGTCTTTCCAGAGCAAATTTATAAGTTTTACCCACTGTCAATGAAGAATGTATTGTTAAAATATGCTAATGATATATTGTTTTTGTTTGACTGTGATTTTAATTTTATCGAAATCAATGATAAAGCCATCAAAACATATGGCTATTCCCACAAAGAATTTCTTAAGATGAAATTTCATGATTTAATTGATCATAATAAATGTCCTCAATTTAATGAAATATGCAAAAAGATAGATTCTTATCACGGTTATATTTATGAAACAGTTCATCAACGAAAAGATGGCTCCACATTTCCTGTAGAAATTAGTTCCCGCCCGATTATTGCCGGTAGGAAAAAATACTATCATTCCATTATTCGCGATATAACTGTGCGCAAACAGGTAGAAGATCAATTACGTCAGGCTAATTTGGATTTAAATACTAAAATTAAAGAACTCCTCCATTCGGAAGAGAAATTTAATAAAGCCTTCCACGCCAGCCCGGTCATTATGTCCATTTCTACCTTAAAGGACGGTCGCTACATGGAAATTAATGATTCTTTCGTTAGATTGCATGGTTACAGCCGGGAAGAAATTATCGGCCGCACCGCGCTTGAAATTGGTGCCTGGAATGACCCCTGCGATCGTGATATAGTAGCGCAGCTGTTAAATGAACAAGGTTATGTAAAAAACTTGGAGGTTAATTACTTTACTAAAGCACGTGAACTGCATACTGGCTTGCTCTCCATAGAGCTTATCAATTTTGGCGGTGAACAATGCCTGATTGCCATCATGCATGATATAACTGATCTCAAACGGACAGAAAAACAGCTGCAACAAAGTAAACAGGAATTAACGACGCTCTTAGAAAATATTCCGGATATAATTTCCCGCTTCGATCGCAACCTGAGATACCTTTATGTAAATCCGGCCGTAACGCAGGCAACCGGACTTCATCAAAACTGCTTTATCGGAAAAACCAATCGTGATCTGGATATGCCGGAAGAACAGGTACATATATGGAACAGAGCATTGGAAAAGGTATTTATGACCGGCAAAAACCACATTATAGAATTTTACTACCAGTTAGCCGATAAACAAAAACATTTTGAATCACGCCTGATACCTGAAAATTCACCGCAGGGCGAAGTGGAATCAGTACTGGTAATTTGCCGGAATATCACCATGCGCAAGGAAATGGAACACAGGTTGACCACATACCAGGAGCAACTGGAAAATATGGTTTATAAGCGCACCTTGGCACTAAAAAAGAGCAATGAGCAGCTTAAGCAGGAAATAATTGAACGTTTGCAAGCTGAGACGGCCCTCCAGCAAAGCGAAAGAAAATACAGGGCACTGTTTAACAATACAAATGATGCCATATTATTACATGGGATTTCAGGCAATAACTCTTTCGAAAGCATTATAGAAGTTAATGACGCTGTCTGCCGCCGCCTGGGCTATACCCGTGAAGAACTGACGCAATTGTCACTGGCTGATATTTATGCTCCGGAAAGCCGTCGATTACTGCCAAATATTCTAAATATTATTTTAAACCGGAAACACTTGACCTTTGAAGTAATACACATTACTAAAACCGGTCAAAAAATACCGGTTGAAGCGGCATCTCATTTATTTACCTTAAACGGCAAAAAAGTAATCCTGTCTGTAATCCGAGATATTACAGAGCGCAAGCGTGCGGAAGCTGAATTACAAGAAGCCCGTCAGCAGGCGGAAAGGCTGCAAACCATGGCTTCCCTTGCCACTATGACAGCAGGCATTGCCCATGAAATCAACCAACCACTGAACTCCCTAAAAATTATGGTGGACGGGTTGCTGTTTTGGCATGATCGAAACGGAACTCTTGACGAGAATGAACTAATTGATGGACTGAAAAACATCTCTGCTCAAGCAGATCGCATCAGCTTGATTATTAGACGTATGAAGGCTCTGGTTCGACATGAATCACCCCCAAATCTCTACCCCTGCAATCTCAACAGCGCTGTAGAAAAAGCTATAGTTACAATGCATGCTCAATTGCTGGCATCCAATATTAAATTGCGAAATATATTACAAAACCCATTGCCGCCGCTTTCCGGAGAAAATTTTGGACTGGAAGAGGTGATTGTCATCCTGCTGGTTAACGCCATACAGGCACTTAATAACAGTAGACAAATAGATAAAGAAATACTCATTACCACACGTTCTGAAAGATATATTATTCTGGAAATAAGTGATAATGGCAGCGGAGTGCCAACAGATTTACAAGAGAAAATTTTCGAACCTTTTTTTACTACCAAGGAAGTGGGACAGGGTATGGGTTTGGGACTTTCTATTGCCCATACCATAATAACATCTTTCCATGGGCAGATTTCACTCAGGACAAATGAAAAAGGAGGAACTACCTTTCAACTGGATTTTCCTGTTTACAATAATGATTTAATAGAGGAGGTTGGGCTATGA
- a CDS encoding Spo0B domain-containing protein, translating into MKLRCLLNFIQLQKHNMLNHLQIISSLLQLNKLDWLREYIDEACLDIVHFNEATSVKLPEVTATLLCAYSEAFNRKIRLHMLVDTDLAECTVPGHILGEALEYCLIYALESMNPEAGEQPDLFFKTTENENKYLCNLVFAAPKRYHPLPYEVGLVQAEILLGRFGGRVFLAYCNNKLEIFLSLPKRQSKT; encoded by the coding sequence TTGAAACTACGGTGCTTGCTAAATTTTATCCAATTGCAAAAACACAACATGCTGAATCATTTACAGATAATTTCTAGTTTATTACAGCTAAATAAACTGGACTGGTTACGGGAATATATTGATGAGGCTTGTCTGGATATAGTTCATTTCAATGAAGCCACCAGTGTCAAGCTTCCCGAAGTTACTGCAACATTACTATGCGCCTATAGCGAAGCATTTAATCGTAAAATCAGACTGCATATGCTGGTCGATACAGATTTAGCGGAATGTACAGTGCCCGGCCATATATTAGGAGAGGCACTGGAGTACTGTCTTATATACGCTTTGGAATCTATGAACCCTGAGGCAGGGGAGCAGCCGGATCTTTTTTTTAAAACCACTGAGAACGAAAACAAATACTTATGCAATTTAGTTTTTGCCGCACCAAAACGATATCATCCATTGCCATATGAGGTAGGTCTGGTACAGGCTGAAATTTTACTGGGGAGGTTTGGCGGCAGGGTGTTTCTGGCATATTGCAACAACAAGCTTGAGATTTTTCTTTCTTTACCTAAACGCCAATCCAAAACATGA
- a CDS encoding sensor domain-containing protein — MMILSFKIPFKHIAIFLLFIQGIILIGYLYFNNQQFNIKTAIIFLSVASSWPIIYHYLYEKDYKSYLLSIQNRYLTKYANDIVFLLDSNFNFIEINDKAIKTYGYSHEEFFKMKFYNLCDQEKYSEDDEVYTKIDSHDGYIYETIHKKKDGSTFPVEISSRTIIAGGKKHYHSIIRNITERKKTEAILRRYQLLSENTRDIILFVRSDGQIIDANLAALQAYGYNSEDILTLNIQNIREKATRTLINYQLREAVDKGIVFETIHQRKDGSTFPVEVSSKGALLEGEQIVVSIIRDISERKKFELQIKHLATHDYLTNIPNRYYLEESLKRYVAKAKRGTTSALLLLDLDNFKLVNDTKGHVAGDELLIIFTKILKANLREEDLLTRLGGDEFAVLLEGISINEATEIAEKLRAVIDNQTIALSLINVRFNLTVSIGLSMVDGSMDPIQILSQADRALYIAKESGRNRVITIKGVEDTEEKLTMTNQLISLIKKALRDNLFEIVFQPIVKVAHRDIIHFEALLRLKDDHGHLISPGHFIPVAERFGMMAQIDLWVLQSVIDTLRMHEGISIFINISGTSLSNERLLNQFESIVLNSSVEPSRLGFEITETAAARDMIKAEQWIRKLKRLGCKFAIDDFGIGFSSFSYLRLLPVDYLKIDGSFIYNIDQETTNLALVKAMNTVAHTLDKKTIAEFVENENILQILNELDVDYAQGYFIGIPAQIEQYVMNKNNEKQEHLD; from the coding sequence ATGATGATCCTTAGTTTCAAAATACCTTTTAAACATATTGCTATTTTCCTTTTATTTATTCAGGGTATTATATTGATCGGTTATCTATACTTCAATAATCAGCAATTTAATATAAAAACAGCTATTATTTTCTTATCAGTTGCTTCTTCTTGGCCCATAATTTACCATTACTTATATGAGAAGGATTATAAATCATATTTATTATCAATACAAAACAGATATTTAACAAAATATGCAAATGATATAGTTTTTTTACTTGACAGTAATTTTAACTTTATAGAGATCAATGATAAAGCAATAAAAACGTATGGTTATTCTCATGAGGAATTTTTTAAAATGAAATTTTATAACCTGTGCGACCAAGAAAAATATTCGGAAGACGATGAAGTTTATACAAAAATTGATTCACATGATGGCTATATTTATGAAACTATACACAAGAAAAAAGATGGAAGCACTTTCCCTGTAGAAATAAGTTCGCGTACGATTATTGCCGGAGGGAAAAAACACTATCATTCAATTATCCGCAATATAACCGAACGTAAAAAAACAGAAGCAATTCTGAGAAGATATCAACTGCTATCAGAAAATACCCGGGACATTATTCTATTCGTTCGCAGTGACGGGCAAATTATTGACGCAAACTTAGCAGCTCTGCAGGCTTACGGCTATAATAGTGAAGATATTCTCACGCTAAATATTCAGAATATTAGAGAGAAGGCAACCCGAACGTTAATAAATTACCAATTGCGGGAGGCCGTAGATAAAGGAATCGTGTTTGAAACAATACACCAGCGTAAAGACGGCAGCACTTTCCCGGTGGAAGTCAGTTCAAAAGGCGCATTGCTTGAGGGAGAACAGATAGTAGTAAGTATCATCCGCGATATAAGCGAGCGCAAAAAGTTTGAACTGCAAATTAAACACCTGGCCACACATGATTACCTGACAAACATACCAAACAGGTACTACCTGGAGGAATCATTAAAGCGCTACGTGGCCAAAGCAAAACGCGGAACAACCAGCGCATTACTGCTATTGGATCTGGACAACTTTAAACTGGTAAACGACACCAAAGGACATGTGGCAGGCGATGAGTTATTAATCATATTTACAAAAATACTAAAAGCCAATTTACGTGAAGAGGATCTGTTGACCAGGCTGGGAGGAGATGAATTCGCTGTACTTCTGGAAGGAATAAGTATAAATGAAGCAACGGAAATCGCAGAAAAATTGCGGGCTGTAATTGACAACCAAACAATTGCCTTGAGTCTGATTAATGTAAGGTTTAACCTTACTGTAAGTATCGGTTTATCAATGGTGGACGGAAGCATGGATCCGATCCAAATATTATCACAGGCTGACAGAGCTTTGTATATTGCTAAGGAAAGTGGGCGCAACCGGGTAATCACCATTAAGGGTGTTGAAGATACAGAGGAAAAACTAACCATGACTAACCAGTTAATAAGTTTAATAAAAAAAGCATTAAGAGATAACCTGTTTGAAATTGTCTTCCAACCAATAGTAAAAGTTGCCCATAGGGATATCATTCACTTTGAAGCACTGCTCAGGCTGAAGGATGACCACGGCCATTTGATTTCTCCGGGACATTTTATTCCGGTGGCTGAACGTTTCGGCATGATGGCCCAGATTGACTTGTGGGTACTTCAGTCAGTTATTGATACTCTGCGCATGCATGAAGGAATAAGCATATTTATTAACATCTCGGGCACCAGTTTAAGCAACGAGCGCCTGCTGAATCAATTTGAAAGCATCGTTCTGAACAGCAGCGTGGAACCTTCGCGACTGGGTTTTGAAATTACAGAAACCGCCGCAGCCAGAGATATGATTAAGGCTGAACAATGGATCCGCAAATTAAAAAGACTGGGTTGTAAATTCGCCATAGACGACTTTGGCATAGGTTTTTCATCTTTTTCTTATCTGCGCCTGCTGCCAGTGGATTACTTAAAGATAGACGGATCCTTTATATACAATATTGATCAAGAAACGACAAACCTTGCATTGGTTAAAGCTATGAATACTGTTGCACACACTTTAGATAAGAAAACCATAGCTGAGTTTGTTGAAAACGAAAATATTTTACAAATTCTAAATGAGCTTGACGTTGACTATGCGCAGGGATATTTTATCGGCATACCTGCGCAAATTGAACAGTATGTGATGAATAAAAATAATGAAAAACAAGAGCATCTGGATTAA
- the argS gene encoding arginine--tRNA ligase produces MGGMVNEVRVNLKRILECAFKDINNNGIFHADKLPEFVVEVPREKGHGDFASNLAMMLAKPARMAPRRIAEIFVEHLNEEIKSDKQDGSFILLDRVEVAGPGFINFYLNPAWVYETLRIIETEGNDYGRVMLGSGKKVQVEFVSANPTGLLHMGNARGAALGDCLASLLDFAGYQVTREFYVNDAGNQIENFGLTLEARYLQLLGQDCPVPEDGYHGLDIIQTMQGFVDKYGNKFLSAPGKVRRMVMINYALEEKLREIRNTLFDFGVRYDVWFSEKDLHESGAVNEAVAILKEKGHIYEKEGALWFKATEFGVEKDEVVVRSNGVPTYFAADIAYHKNKFDRGFDRVINIWGADHHGHVSRVKGAVEAIGYDPESLDIILMQLVRLFRGTEIVRMSKRTGQFVTLDELIEEVGRDVARYFFVMRSADSHLDFDLELAKSQSNENPVYYIQYAHARICSILRQLDEQGGRLPQAGAVDLALLKEEIELDLIRKMADFPEEIASAAESLAPHRLARYVHELAGLLHSFYNSHRVIVDDAALSEARLVLVMSVKTVIKNALSLLGIAAPEKM; encoded by the coding sequence ATGGGCGGAATGGTAAATGAGGTACGGGTTAATTTAAAGAGAATTTTGGAGTGTGCTTTCAAGGATATTAATAATAACGGTATTTTTCATGCAGACAAGCTTCCTGAATTTGTAGTGGAAGTTCCAAGGGAAAAAGGGCACGGCGATTTTGCCTCCAACCTGGCTATGATGCTGGCAAAGCCGGCCCGTATGGCACCACGCCGGATTGCTGAAATATTTGTTGAACATTTAAATGAAGAGATAAAATCGGACAAACAAGACGGCAGTTTCATTTTACTGGATCGTGTGGAAGTAGCGGGTCCTGGTTTTATAAATTTTTATTTAAACCCGGCCTGGGTTTATGAAACCCTGCGTATTATAGAAACCGAGGGCAATGATTATGGCCGGGTAATGCTTGGCTCAGGTAAAAAAGTGCAGGTGGAATTTGTTAGTGCCAATCCAACCGGTCTTCTTCATATGGGTAATGCCAGGGGAGCGGCCTTGGGTGATTGTCTGGCCAGTCTCTTGGATTTTGCCGGTTACCAGGTGACCAGAGAGTTTTATGTTAACGATGCAGGCAATCAGATTGAGAATTTCGGGCTGACTCTGGAAGCCCGCTATTTGCAGTTATTAGGCCAGGATTGTCCTGTTCCGGAAGACGGTTATCACGGGTTGGATATTATCCAAACTATGCAGGGTTTTGTTGACAAATACGGAAACAAGTTTTTAAGTGCGCCGGGAAAAGTACGTCGTATGGTAATGATAAACTATGCTCTGGAAGAAAAGTTAAGAGAGATCAGGAACACTCTGTTTGATTTCGGGGTCAGATACGATGTCTGGTTTTCCGAGAAGGACTTGCATGAATCAGGCGCTGTTAATGAAGCTGTAGCGATATTAAAAGAAAAGGGCCATATCTATGAAAAGGAAGGGGCCTTGTGGTTTAAGGCCACGGAATTTGGTGTGGAAAAAGATGAGGTGGTTGTCCGTTCAAACGGGGTGCCTACTTATTTTGCGGCGGATATCGCTTATCATAAGAATAAGTTCGATAGGGGTTTTGACCGTGTGATAAACATTTGGGGTGCTGATCATCACGGGCATGTCAGCAGAGTAAAAGGTGCGGTTGAGGCTATTGGTTATGATCCGGAGTCTTTAGATATTATACTAATGCAGCTGGTCAGGCTGTTCAGAGGGACTGAAATTGTGCGTATGTCCAAACGCACCGGTCAATTTGTCACGCTTGATGAGTTAATAGAAGAAGTTGGCCGTGATGTGGCCCGTTATTTCTTTGTTATGCGCAGTGCCGACAGTCACCTGGATTTTGATTTGGAACTGGCTAAATCACAGTCTAATGAAAACCCGGTATACTATATTCAATATGCCCACGCCCGTATCTGCAGCATCCTCAGGCAATTAGACGAGCAGGGAGGCAGGCTGCCGCAGGCCGGTGCGGTGGATCTAGCCTTGCTTAAAGAAGAGATTGAATTGGATTTAATTCGTAAGATGGCGGATTTCCCTGAGGAAATAGCTTCCGCCGCGGAAAGTTTGGCCCCGCACCGCCTGGCTCGCTACGTGCATGAGTTGGCCGGTTTGCTGCACAGTTTTTATAACAGCCACCGTGTGATTGTGGATGATGCCGCTTTGTCTGAAGCAAGGTTAGTACTGGTAATGAGTGTGAAGACTGTGATTAAAAATGCTTTGTCTCTCCTGGGCATAGCCGCCCCGGAAAAAATGTAG
- a CDS encoding indolepyruvate oxidoreductase subunit beta, translated as MSKPLDLLLVGVGGQGTILASKVLSQVGLEAGYDVKMSEIHGMAQRGGSVVTQVRMGEKVYSPTLELASADAILAFERLEGLRYLSYLKPGGTIIINDQAIAPMPVLIGAAEYPENILEYIRSRLENVVVVDALQKAVDCGNAKAANVVLLGVLAKRLPLDKEIWVKALKAKVPEKLLEINLAAFEAGYEG; from the coding sequence ATGAGTAAACCGTTGGATTTGTTATTGGTTGGTGTAGGCGGTCAGGGTACTATTTTGGCCAGTAAAGTATTGTCTCAAGTGGGACTGGAAGCAGGTTATGATGTGAAAATGTCGGAAATTCACGGTATGGCCCAGCGTGGCGGCAGCGTGGTAACTCAGGTCAGAATGGGAGAGAAAGTTTATTCTCCTACTCTGGAGTTGGCCAGTGCCGATGCTATTCTGGCTTTTGAACGGCTGGAAGGTTTGCGCTATCTCTCTTATTTAAAGCCGGGCGGGACTATTATTATAAATGACCAGGCTATTGCTCCCATGCCTGTATTGATTGGTGCAGCTGAATATCCGGAGAATATTTTGGAGTATATCAGAAGCCGGCTTGAAAATGTTGTAGTGGTTGATGCTTTGCAAAAAGCAGTTGACTGCGGAAATGCTAAAGCTGCCAATGTTGTGCTGCTGGGTGTTCTGGCAAAAAGGCTGCCGCTGGATAAGGAAATCTGGGTTAAGGCACTAAAAGCCAAAGTGCCGGAGAAACTGCTGGAGATAAATCTGGCCGCTTTTGAGGCCGGATATGAGGGATAA
- a CDS encoding XapX domain-containing protein translates to MNLKEILMSTASGFVVGILFARVKLPVPAPPTLSGVMGVVGMFLGYILAVRVMGWGK, encoded by the coding sequence TTGAATTTAAAAGAGATATTGATGTCGACAGCCAGCGGTTTTGTTGTCGGCATACTGTTTGCACGGGTAAAGCTGCCGGTTCCCGCTCCCCCCACATTGTCCGGTGTAATGGGCGTTGTAGGTATGTTTTTAGGTTATATCCTGGCTGTACGGGTTATGGGTTGGGGCAAATAA
- a CDS encoding DUF1934 domain-containing protein, whose amino-acid sequence MRKEVLVTVRGTQTNDFGEQDTIELVTMGSYYLKNSSYYIVYNETELSGMEGTVTSVKAEADKVTVNRMGTSEMKHVFEEGVPDEGSYVTPFGQLFTSVFPRKVEVDLTDVGGSINLEYELALDRQRIGYNELCITVKEV is encoded by the coding sequence ATGCGTAAAGAGGTGTTGGTGACTGTGCGTGGGACTCAGACCAATGATTTTGGGGAGCAAGATACTATTGAACTGGTAACTATGGGCAGTTACTATTTAAAGAACAGCAGTTACTATATCGTTTATAACGAAACAGAATTATCAGGCATGGAAGGGACTGTGACCTCGGTTAAGGCGGAAGCGGATAAAGTGACTGTTAACCGAATGGGTACTTCTGAAATGAAGCATGTTTTTGAGGAAGGAGTACCGGATGAGGGGAGTTATGTTACACCCTTTGGCCAGTTATTCACCAGTGTTTTCCCAAGGAAAGTGGAGGTTGACTTGACAGACGTTGGGGGAAGTATTAATCTGGAGTATGAATTAGCATTAGACAGGCAGAGAATAGGCTATAATGAATTATGTATTACTGTCAAGGAGGTCTAA
- a CDS encoding sigma-54-dependent transcriptional regulator, translating to MNILLVEDDLDSRLYLGQFLRKLGHRIVESEDGEDALSKFPTGQFNLVISDIRMPKISGLELLQTIVHLPAGRDTDIILFTGHVDVSLAIEALRAGAYDYLLKPINVNELTAVIQRVSERQSLLRENKIANNKFKKEKAASQATQRELELLKTSYVREIKREEVFIFSKKMKQIYTQAENFQLDTSLPILIQGETGTGKEILAKYIHYYHSKNERPFIDINCAAMTSGIFESDLFGYEAGAFTGGLPKGQKGKLDIAQGGTVFFDEIGELSVDLQAKLLRFIEEREFYRVGGLKKIKSNVRIICATNVDIPKQIQQGLFRSDLYYRLNIGHFIIPPLRERPEEILPMANIFLNRLARRRGKRFKNISKKAAKLLITYHWPGNVRELKNAIEWITFTHDDSEVRTEHLDRIIRSASKPAETNNNHSLSGEIAEFKLPRDFFDIETFYNEVVRQALEMHKGNKAKTASYLRMSRHSLYSCLKRMEVDK from the coding sequence ATGAACATACTGTTGGTGGAGGATGATCTGGACAGTCGCCTTTATTTAGGTCAATTTCTCCGGAAACTTGGTCACCGGATTGTTGAAAGTGAAGACGGCGAAGACGCTTTAAGTAAATTCCCAACCGGACAGTTTAATTTAGTAATATCCGATATAAGGATGCCCAAAATAAGCGGGCTGGAACTGCTGCAAACTATAGTCCACCTGCCAGCCGGCCGGGATACAGATATAATACTCTTTACCGGTCATGTCGATGTGAGTCTGGCAATAGAAGCTCTACGGGCAGGAGCATATGATTATTTACTGAAGCCAATAAATGTCAACGAATTGACAGCAGTGATTCAGCGGGTATCTGAGCGCCAATCCCTGCTCCGGGAAAACAAAATTGCAAACAATAAGTTTAAGAAAGAAAAAGCTGCTTCCCAGGCCACGCAAAGGGAGTTGGAATTACTGAAAACTTCCTATGTCAGAGAAATTAAACGGGAAGAGGTATTTATTTTCTCGAAAAAAATGAAACAAATTTATACGCAGGCAGAAAATTTTCAACTTGATACATCCCTGCCCATTTTAATTCAGGGTGAAACCGGTACAGGAAAAGAGATTTTAGCAAAATATATACATTATTACCATTCTAAAAATGAGAGGCCTTTTATTGATATTAATTGTGCCGCCATGACTTCCGGCATTTTTGAAAGCGATTTATTCGGTTATGAGGCCGGTGCTTTCACAGGTGGACTGCCTAAAGGACAAAAAGGCAAGCTGGACATTGCCCAAGGCGGAACAGTTTTTTTTGATGAAATAGGGGAACTGTCAGTAGACTTACAAGCTAAATTACTGCGTTTTATTGAGGAAAGAGAATTTTACCGGGTTGGCGGACTTAAAAAAATAAAATCCAATGTCAGAATTATTTGCGCTACTAATGTGGACATCCCAAAACAGATACAGCAGGGGCTATTCAGATCAGATTTATATTACCGCCTTAATATCGGCCACTTCATAATTCCCCCCTTGCGGGAGCGACCAGAGGAAATTCTGCCTATGGCCAATATTTTTTTGAATAGGCTTGCTCGCCGCCGGGGCAAAAGATTTAAAAATATTAGTAAAAAAGCCGCTAAGTTATTAATAACCTACCATTGGCCCGGCAACGTCAGGGAATTAAAAAACGCCATAGAGTGGATCACTTTCACACATGATGATTCGGAAGTGCGTACTGAACACCTGGATAGAATTATTAGATCCGCCTCAAAACCTGCTGAAACCAATAATAACCACAGCTTATCCGGAGAAATAGCGGAATTTAAGCTGCCACGAGACTTTTTTGATATTGAAACATTCTATAATGAAGTAGTGCGACAGGCTCTGGAAATGCACAAGGGAAACAAAGCCAAAACCGCTTCCTACCTGAGAATGTCCAGACACAGCTTGTATAGCTGCCTAAAGCGTATGGAAGTAGACAAGTAA